From the genome of Ziziphus jujuba cultivar Dongzao chromosome 6, ASM3175591v1, one region includes:
- the LOC107434022 gene encoding metal tolerance protein 1 translates to MEAHNSEHGHLIEVRGDVPAVETSIVGSKICGEAPCGFSDSKNSSKDAKERSASMRKLFTAVVLCVIFMSVEVAGGIKANSLAILTDAAHLLSDVAAFAISLFSIWASGWEATPRQSYGFFRIEILGALVSIQMIWLLAGILVYEAIARIINDTGEVQGFLMFIVSAFGLVVNVAMAFLLGHDHDHGHHHDHGPGGHSHDHDEHHHSHEDHDDTHHHGISVTTHHHHHHHHVRHTQQDGEHHNAHEVDSTEPLLKPCCEGEKKPESGAKQKKEQNINVQGAYLHVLGDSIQSIGVMIGGALIWYKPEWKIIDLICTLVFSVIVLATTIRMLRNILEVLMESTPREIDATKIEKGLCEMEEVVAIHELHIWAITVGKILLACHVIIKPDADADMVLDKVIEYIRREYNISHVTIQIERQ, encoded by the coding sequence ATGGAGGCGCATAATTCTGAACATGGGCATCTAATTGAAGTACGTGGAGATGTGCCAGCTGTGGAAACAAGCATTGTGGGGAGTAAGATATGTGGGGAAGCACCATGTGGATTTTCAGATTCTAAAAACAGTTCCAAAGATGCAAAGGAACGATCAGCATCCATGCGGAAACTTTTCACTGCTGTTGTACTTTGTGTCATTTTTATGAGTGTGGAGGTTGCTGGAGGTATCAAAGCTAACAGTCTTGCTATTTTGACTGATGCTGCTCATTTATTGTCAGATGTTGCAGCTTTTGCAATTTCTTTGTTCTCAATCTGGGCATCAGGATGGGAGGCAACTCCTCGTCAGTCTTATGGATTTTTTAGGATTGAAATATTGGGTGCTCTTGTTTCTATCCAGATGATATGGCTTCTTGCTGGGATCCTTGTTTACGAAGCGATTGCTAGAATTATCAATGACACTGGTGAAGTTCAGGGCTTTCTCATGTTTATTGTTTCTGCATTTGGTTTAGTGGTTAATGTTGCCATGGCCTTCTTGTTGGGGCATGACCATGATCATGGCCACCATCATGATCATGGACCTGGGGGACACAGTCATGATCATGACGAGCATCATCATAGTCATGAGGATCACGATGATACACATCACCATGGGATTAGTGTTACAacacatcatcatcaccatcatcatcatgtgAGGCATACACAACAAGATGGAGAGCACCATAATGCACATGAAGTGGACAGCACCGAGCCCCTGCTTAAGCCTTGCTGTGAAGGTGAAAAGAAACCAGAAAGTGGAGCTAAACAGAAGAAGGAACAAAATATCAATGTTCAAGGGGCTTATCTTCATGTACTTGGAGATTCTATTCAGAGTATTGGAGTGATGATTGGTGGGGCACTTATATGGTATAAGCCAGAGTGGAAGATTATTGATTTGATATGTACCCTTGTATTTTCAGTGATTGTGCTTGCAACGACAATCAGGATGTTGCGGAACATTCTGGAGGTTCTGATGGAGAGCACACCTAGAGAGATTGATGCCACAAAGATTGAGAAAGGTCTCTGTGAGATGGAGGAAGTTGTTGCCATCCATGAACTACACATCTGGGCCATAACAGTTGGGAAAATCTTGCTGGCTTGCCATGTTATAATAAAGCCAGATGCTGATGCCGACATGGTATTAGATAAGGTTATAGAGTACATAAGGAGAGAATACAATATCAGTCATGTAACAATTCAAATAGAGCGCCAATGA
- the LOC107434024 gene encoding protein DMR6-LIKE OXYGENASE 2-like encodes MAATNSKLLLADIASGIKNVPSNYVRPISDRPNLSAVNSSDVPIPLIDLQGLHGPDHSLIIQQIGQACQFDGFFQVKNHGIAESTINNMLRIAGEFFRLPEEERLKKYSDDPSKTTRLSTSFNVKREKVSNWRDFLRLYCYPVEEYAKEWPENPPCFREVVSEYCSSVRELVLRLLEAISESLGLKQHTIIADSLGRHGQHMALNYYPPCPQPELTYGLPGHTDPNLITILLQDDVPGLQVLRHGKWLPVNPIPNTFIVNIGDQMQVLSNDRYKSVLHRAVVNSDRARISIPTFYCPSQEAVIGPAQDLIDPDHPPVYRSFTYAEYYHKFWDRGLATECCLDMFKTASSSS; translated from the exons ATGGCCGCAACCAACTCTAAGCTGCTCCTCGCAGACATTGCGTCCGGTATCAAAAATGTGCCTTCTAACTATGTCCGACCCATTTCCGACCGTCCAAATCTGTCCGCTGTTAATTCCTCAGACGTCCCCATTCCTCTTATTGATCTCCAAGGCCTCCACGGCCCCGACCACTCTCTTATTATCCAACAGATTGGACAAGCCTGCCAGTTTGATGGTTTCTTCCag GTTAAAAACCACGGAATAGCAGAGTCAACGATCAATAACATGTTAAGAATAGCAGGGGAGTTTTTCAGACTGCCAGAGGAGGAGAGGCTGAAGAAGTACTCGGACGACCCTTCAAAAACGACGAGGCTGTCGACCAGCTTCAACGTGAAGAGGGAGAAAGTGTCAAACTGGAGGGACTTTCTGAGACTCTACTGCTACCCTGTGGAGGAGTACGCGAAGGAATGGCCTGAAAATCCTCCATGTTTTAGGGAAGTTGTAAGCGAGTACTGCAGCAGTGTGAGAGAGCTGGTGCTGAGACTTCTGGAGGCCATATCCGAGAGCTTAGGCCTTAAACAACATACTATTATTGCAGACTCACTAGGGAGGCATGGCCAACATATGGCTCTCAATTACTATCCTCCCTGTCCCCAGCCAGAGCTTACTTATGGACTGCCTGGCCATACCGACCCCAATTTGATTACCATTCTCCTTCAGGATGACGTTCCCGGATTGCAGGTCCTTAGACATGGCAAGTGGCTGCCTGTTAATCCCATCCCAAACACTTTTATTGTCAACATCGGTGATCAGATGCAG GTGCTTAGCAACGATCGCTATAAAAGTGTTCTCCACCGAGCAGTTGTTAACAGCGACAGGGCGCGTATATCCATTCCAACCTTCTACTGTCCATCACAAGAAGCAGTGATTGGGCCTGCCCAGGATTTGATCGATCCTGACCATCCCCCGGTTTACAGGAGCTTTACTTACGCTGAATACTACCACAAATTCTGGGACAGAGGGCTTGCAACTGAGTGCTGCTTAGATATGTTCAAAACCGCCTCATCCTCATCCTAA
- the LOC107434023 gene encoding caffeic acid 3-O-methyltransferase, which produces MEMESNKTQMTHEHEYAMQLASASVLPMVLKAAMELGVLEIIQKAGPAARLSAQEIASQLPTQNPEAPILVDRMLRLLSAHSLLTCSVSACQSDQQRLYALTPVSNYLLPNKDGVSLAPLLSLIQDEVFLGAWYHLKDAVLEGGLPFDKAHGMNAAEYVKKDARFGELFKSSMKEFNPILMETILEMYKGFEGLTSLVDVGGGDGTLLKMIISKHPSIKGINFDLAALIQNSPSYPGIEQIPGDMFTSIPKGGDAIFMKWILHTWDDEHCLVILKNCYEALPDGGKVIVVDMVIQEASDTSVASRSLFQFDMIMMNMNPTGKERTKREFENLAKEAGFSSIRVACSAYGFSVMEIFKNT; this is translated from the exons ATGGAAATGGAATCCAACAAAACCCAGATGACGCACGAACATGAATATGCGATGCAACTTGCAAGCGCTTCGGTTCTACCCATGGTACTCAAAGCAGCTATGGAGCTGGGCGTTCTTGAGATCATCCAGAAAGCCGGTCCAGCTGCTCGGCTCTCCGCTCAAGAAATAGCATCCCAGCTCCCCACTCAAAACCCAGAAGCTCCTATACTTGTTGATCGTATGCTCCGCCTTCTCTCTGCCCACTCTCTTCTCACTTGCTCTGTTTCGGCCTGCCAATCTGATCAACAAAGGCTTTACGCTTTGACACCCGTTTCCAACTACTTGCTCCCTAACAAAGATGGAGTGTCTCTGGCACCCTTACTATCTTTGATCCAGGACGAGGTCTTCTTAGGTGCCTG GTACCATTTGAAAGATGCAGTTTTGGAAGGAGGTCTTCCATTTGACAAGGCACATGGGATGAATGCGGCAGAGTACGTGAAGAAGGATGCTAGGTTCGGTGAACTTTTCAAGAGCTCAATGAAAGAATTTAACCCCATATTGATGGAGACGATCCTCGAGATGTATAAAGGTTTTGAAGGTCTAACTTCATTGGTGGATGTGGGAGGTGGTGATGGCACTCTTCTTAAAATGATCATTTCCAAGCATCCTTCTATCAAGGGTATCAACTTTGATTTGGCTGCTCTTATCCAAAACTCTCCCTCCTATCCCG GTATTGAGCAGATTCCAGGCGATATGTTTACAAGCATCCCCAAAGGAGGAGATGCCATTTTCATGAAG TGGATACTGCATACTTGGGATGACGAACACTGCCTGGTGATTTTAAAGAATTGCTATGAAGCCTTACCAGATGGTGGCAAAGTGATAGTGGTGGATATGGTGATACAGGAAGCCTCTGATACCAGTGTTGCTTCAAGAAGCTTGTTTCAGTTTGATATGATCATGATGAATATGAATCCGACAGGAAAAGAGAGGACAAAAAGAGAATTTGAAAACCTCGCAAAAGAAGCAGGGTTTTCCAGTATCCGAGTGGCATGTTCTGCTTATGGTTTTTCTGTCATGGAGATCTTTAAGAACACATGA
- the LOC125418812 gene encoding mitochondrial import inner membrane translocase subunit Tim13 yields MDFSSPSSGSSSSSQFNADVFKDQLKNQLAQAYAEEFLETLRAKCFDKCITKPGSSLSGSEGSCISRCMDRYVEATGIISRALFSGPPQ; encoded by the exons ATGGATTTTTCATCGCCATCGAGTGGATCCTCTTCTTCGAGCCAATTCAACGCAGACGTTTTCAAGGACCAGCTCAAGAACCAGCTTGCCCAGGCTTATGCCGAGGAGTTCCTTGAG ACCCTAAGAGCGAAGTGTTTTGATAAGTGCATCACAAAACCAGGATCAAGCTTGAGTGGAAGCGAGGGCAGCTGCATCTCTAGATGTATGGATCGCTATGTTGAAGCCACTGGCATCATTAGTAGAGCTCTATTTAGTGGTCCACCACAATGA
- the LOC107434020 gene encoding large ribosomal subunit protein uL11c — translation MASSICSFQNMYPSFSATTNHHRHKQLSSPWVLGSSSSYSHISVSIKRPAFLSPNPNSHPNPRRLRVAAMAPPKAKPGGKAKKVVGMIKLALEAGKATPAPPVGPALGSKGVNIMAFCKDYNARTADKAGYVIPVEITVYDDKSFTFILKTPPASVLLIKAAGVEKGSKDPKMEKVGKVTIEQLRAIAAEKLPDLNCTTIESAMRVIAGTAANMGIEVDPPVLEPKKKEIL, via the exons ATGGCGTCCTCTATTTGCAGCTTTCAGAACATGTACCCCTCATTCTCTGCCACGACCAATCATCATCGTCATAAGCAGCTTTCATCTCCTTGGGTTCTGGGTTCATCGTCTTCCTACTCCCACATCTCTGTCTCAATCAAACGCCCTGCGTTTCTTTCTCCCAATCCCAATTCCCATCCCAATCCAAGGCGTCTTAGAGTCGCTGCTATGGCTCCCCCAAAGGCCAAGCCCGGTGGCAAAGCCAAGAAAg TGGTTGGGATGATAAAGCTGGCACTGGAGGCAGGGAAGGCCACCCCTGCACCGCCGGTTGGACCTGCACTGGGTTCTAAGGGTGTCAATATTATGGCTTTCTGTAAGGACTACAATGCCCGCACCGCCGACAAGGCCGGTTATGTCATTCCTGTCGAAATTACCGTCTACGAT GATAAAAGCTTTACTTTCATTCTAAAAACCCCACCCGCTTCGGTTCTGCTTATTAAGGCCGCAG GAGTGGAGAAAGGTTCAAAAGACCCAAAGATGGAAAAAGTGGGAAAGGTCACAATTGAGCAACTGCGAGCAATTGCTGCTGAAAAGCTACCAGATTTGAACTGCACAACCATTGAATCAGCTATGAGAGTAATAGCAGGGACAGCAGCTAATATGGGAATTGAGGTTGATCCTCCTGTTCTTGAACCCAAAAAGAAGGAAATCCTATAA